The following are from one region of the Rhodopirellula sp. P2 genome:
- a CDS encoding CTP synthase, with product MTKHIFVTGGVVSSLGKGLTSASIGMVLERRGLRVRMQKLDPYINVDPGTMSPYQHGEVYVLDDGSETDLDLGHYERFTSGELNRDCNYTTGQIYLSVIEKERRGQFLGKTVQVIPHVTNEIKRVIKRMGGDDVDVVITEIGGTVGDIESLPFLEAIRQFSLDAGRENCLYMHLTLVPYLKAADELKTKPTQHSVGQLREIGIQPDVLVCRCERSISRDDRDKIALFCNVEPEAVIEEKDKDFSIYEVPLSLVDNKLDELIVKKLGLTSAGSLDMTPWNDLLHRLRNPRHEISIAVVGKYAEHKDAYKSIYESLDHAGMHHDAQIRIGRIQSSDIEREGAERLLSGYHGILVPGGFGERGVEGKVQAIQFARERNVPFFGICLGMQTAVIEYGRNVLGLEKAHSTEFDKDTPHPVICLLDEQQNVIDLGGTMRLGSQPTKLVAGSKAFQSYGREDIAERHRHRYEFNNEYRKAFEEAGMRFTGLSPDGGLVEIVEIDSHPWFLAAQFHPEFKSKPLKSHPLFTDFIEAAINRRKQRVTEEIASESEKPTAS from the coding sequence ATGACTAAACACATTTTTGTTACCGGCGGCGTTGTCAGTTCTCTCGGCAAAGGCCTGACCAGTGCATCGATCGGCATGGTTCTCGAACGCCGCGGGCTTCGAGTTCGAATGCAGAAACTGGATCCGTACATCAACGTCGATCCTGGGACAATGAGCCCTTACCAGCATGGCGAGGTCTACGTTTTGGACGATGGGTCCGAAACCGATCTCGACCTCGGGCACTACGAGCGATTCACTTCTGGCGAGTTGAATCGCGATTGCAACTACACCACCGGACAAATTTATTTGTCGGTGATCGAAAAAGAGCGGCGTGGCCAGTTCTTGGGAAAGACCGTTCAGGTCATCCCGCACGTCACCAACGAAATCAAACGCGTCATCAAGCGAATGGGCGGCGACGATGTGGACGTCGTGATCACCGAAATCGGTGGCACGGTGGGCGACATCGAGAGCCTGCCATTCCTCGAAGCGATCCGCCAATTCTCGCTCGACGCCGGTCGCGAAAATTGCCTGTACATGCACCTGACGCTGGTGCCGTACCTCAAGGCTGCCGACGAACTGAAAACCAAACCGACCCAGCACTCGGTTGGTCAACTGCGGGAAATCGGTATCCAGCCCGATGTTTTGGTTTGTCGCTGCGAGCGATCGATCAGCCGCGACGACCGGGACAAAATCGCGTTGTTCTGCAACGTGGAACCCGAAGCGGTCATCGAAGAGAAGGACAAGGACTTTTCGATCTACGAAGTCCCGTTGTCACTGGTCGACAACAAACTGGACGAATTGATCGTCAAGAAACTCGGCCTGACATCGGCAGGCAGCTTGGACATGACCCCGTGGAACGATTTGCTGCATCGATTGCGGAACCCGCGACATGAGATTTCCATCGCTGTCGTCGGCAAATACGCCGAGCACAAAGACGCCTACAAGTCGATCTACGAATCGCTTGACCACGCCGGAATGCACCACGACGCGCAAATTCGGATTGGACGGATTCAAAGCAGTGACATCGAGCGGGAAGGTGCCGAACGATTGCTCAGCGGATACCATGGGATCCTCGTCCCAGGTGGCTTTGGCGAACGTGGTGTCGAAGGCAAAGTCCAGGCGATCCAGTTTGCTCGCGAACGCAACGTGCCGTTCTTCGGCATTTGCTTGGGCATGCAAACGGCCGTGATCGAGTACGGCCGAAACGTGCTGGGTCTCGAAAAAGCTCACTCAACTGAATTTGACAAAGACACCCCGCACCCCGTCATTTGCCTGCTGGACGAACAACAGAACGTGATCGACCTGGGCGGGACAATGCGACTGGGCAGCCAGCCAACCAAACTGGTCGCTGGTTCGAAAGCCTTCCAGTCGTACGGCCGCGAGGACATCGCAGAACGTCACCGACACCGCTACGAGTTCAACAACGAATATCGCAAAGCCTTTGAAGAGGCTGGCATGCGTTTCACCGGCCTGAGCCCGGATGGCGGACTGGTGGAGATCGTCGAAATCGATTCGCACCCCTGGTTCCTGGCGGCGCAATTCCACCCCGAATTCAAAAGCAAGCCACTGAAATCGCATCCGCTGTTCACTGATTTCATCGAAGCAGCGATCAACCGTCGCAAACAACGCGTAACCGAAGAGATTGCCTCGGAGTCCGAGAAGCCAACCGCTTCCTGA
- a CDS encoding tetratricopeptide repeat protein translates to MPTIVRTPLFGLSCFPRVAGLLLVMTLVLNWPAHRLVAQDESTQDSAAVALYADAANFQTNGAIGLAVDTWTRFLKEYPDSALASKASHYLGVCYMQQDTPDLKAAADAFQVALQDTAYDLREESLSNRGWCLYAAAGTGEEADPKLLRESIATYDTLIKENPDSRLLDRAYFYRGEAQYAIGELDEAIESYNAMMKLDGIGDSVLRCDALYARGVALEEQKKYDQAQSSYQQLLKACADSDLVLDVEIRMGDMLLLQGEMQAAVKRFDSVANHANATPEDKAYSLFRQGYAFAQDGDPTQASASYEKLLTQFPKSPYAAAAALASAQTLYQAGDLSGAAARFRDVLQGTDPEAATESAHWLARIELGTANRDPAKMLEAAKAAYEVASEQIKRGPQGSFAVALKLDAAEALSLQPDRLKDALDQYRAIASDHAEHALAPRALYNAAFVALQLGETDQATKLADDFEAKYPRDPLAPDASFVGAEALLASGQAESAAKRYQSLVDSQPHRDHPQRPTWILRGATAWKAAGEPTKTATLIRENLGAMQTPEQKAEALLLAGQAELSSGDAAQAAKSFQASREAAPEWARSDEAFLMAGQSQLAAGNRDAAEGIWKELIRSNGESRMADQARYKLGQLANGEQQYAEAIEYFAPILTSQRDAGLVPFARYAKGMAELQSQQHAQAVKTLSDLITETPDHALVDDALLSRGIAYRHLDQDPESRTDLTAFLETQPTGNNLGHALYELALLDQNASQTAKAAESLQRIVDEVPDYPDMDKVLYELGWSLRESGQDEQALAQFEQLISKFPDNALVADAAYFVGQDHYRKEGWSEAAKAFQIAADKTADLDLKEKSLYRLGWSHYKQKKYAEAEAAFKRQYVEVQQGGLLLDAMMMIGESRFKQEQYDTALRAYSKAREKIVAENDSAKSIRDRAERQVRELILLHGGQSAAQLGQFEDAIDWYNELRERFPATTYLPQVFYEIGFAAQNAGNDQQALKFYSEVADNFRSEIAARARFMMGEIHFANKTFDQAIPEFQRVMFGFGADKADPVIKNWQAKSGFEAGRCAELLTQSAQTDAAKAKATKFAQDFYQYVIDQHPGHELAAKAKQRAEALKAP, encoded by the coding sequence ATGCCAACCATCGTTCGAACACCGTTGTTCGGCCTCTCGTGTTTCCCCCGCGTTGCTGGTTTGTTGCTGGTGATGACCTTGGTCTTGAACTGGCCGGCGCATCGTCTGGTTGCTCAAGATGAATCGACACAAGATTCCGCCGCAGTCGCGCTCTATGCCGACGCGGCGAACTTCCAAACCAACGGTGCCATTGGGCTGGCCGTCGACACCTGGACCCGATTCCTGAAGGAATACCCCGACAGTGCATTGGCATCCAAAGCCTCGCATTACCTCGGCGTCTGCTACATGCAGCAAGACACGCCGGATTTAAAAGCTGCCGCCGACGCCTTCCAGGTTGCCCTTCAAGACACCGCTTACGATCTCCGCGAAGAAAGCCTGTCCAACCGTGGTTGGTGCCTGTACGCGGCGGCGGGAACCGGCGAAGAAGCGGACCCCAAACTGCTTCGCGAATCGATCGCAACCTACGACACACTGATCAAAGAAAACCCCGATTCGCGACTGCTGGACCGGGCGTACTTCTATCGAGGTGAAGCCCAGTACGCGATCGGCGAACTGGACGAGGCGATCGAATCTTACAACGCGATGATGAAACTGGATGGCATCGGGGATTCCGTCTTGCGATGCGATGCGCTGTACGCTCGCGGTGTCGCACTGGAAGAACAAAAGAAGTACGACCAAGCCCAGTCGTCCTACCAGCAACTGTTGAAGGCCTGCGCGGACTCGGACTTGGTCCTCGATGTCGAGATCCGGATGGGCGACATGCTTTTGTTGCAAGGCGAGATGCAGGCAGCCGTCAAACGCTTCGATTCGGTTGCGAACCATGCCAACGCAACTCCCGAGGACAAAGCGTATTCTTTGTTCCGCCAAGGGTACGCGTTCGCTCAAGACGGCGACCCGACCCAAGCCTCCGCTTCCTATGAAAAACTGCTGACGCAGTTCCCAAAATCACCTTACGCCGCCGCGGCAGCCCTGGCCTCCGCCCAAACGCTTTATCAAGCAGGGGACCTTTCCGGCGCGGCCGCTCGCTTTCGAGATGTGCTCCAGGGCACCGATCCCGAGGCCGCAACCGAATCGGCCCACTGGCTGGCTCGGATCGAACTTGGCACCGCCAATCGTGACCCTGCCAAGATGTTGGAAGCGGCCAAGGCCGCTTATGAAGTGGCGTCGGAACAAATCAAGCGCGGTCCCCAGGGCAGCTTCGCCGTCGCTCTCAAACTGGATGCGGCCGAGGCCCTCTCTCTGCAACCCGACCGCCTGAAAGACGCCCTGGATCAATACCGAGCCATCGCCAGCGACCATGCCGAGCATGCGCTCGCACCACGGGCTCTGTACAACGCCGCGTTCGTGGCGTTGCAGCTTGGTGAGACCGACCAAGCCACGAAGTTGGCGGATGACTTTGAGGCCAAGTACCCGCGTGACCCACTCGCACCAGACGCATCGTTTGTGGGCGCCGAAGCCCTGCTGGCATCGGGCCAAGCGGAGTCCGCCGCCAAACGCTACCAATCACTGGTCGACAGCCAACCACATCGCGACCACCCCCAGCGTCCAACATGGATTCTTCGTGGGGCGACCGCGTGGAAGGCCGCAGGTGAACCCACGAAGACCGCCACCCTGATTCGCGAAAACCTGGGGGCCATGCAGACGCCAGAACAAAAAGCCGAAGCCTTGCTGCTGGCCGGACAAGCGGAGTTGTCCAGTGGCGATGCGGCACAGGCCGCCAAGTCATTTCAAGCCAGCCGAGAAGCCGCCCCTGAGTGGGCCCGTTCCGACGAAGCCTTCCTGATGGCGGGCCAATCTCAACTGGCCGCCGGGAATCGTGACGCTGCGGAGGGCATTTGGAAAGAACTCATTCGCAGCAATGGCGAAAGCCGAATGGCCGACCAAGCCCGTTACAAACTCGGGCAACTGGCCAATGGCGAGCAACAGTACGCCGAAGCGATTGAATACTTCGCCCCCATCCTGACCTCCCAACGCGACGCGGGCCTGGTGCCGTTTGCTCGCTACGCCAAGGGCATGGCGGAACTGCAATCGCAACAACACGCACAAGCCGTGAAGACGCTTTCCGACTTGATCACGGAAACCCCCGACCACGCTCTGGTTGACGATGCACTGCTCTCGCGAGGCATCGCTTATCGCCACCTCGATCAAGACCCAGAATCACGAACCGACTTGACCGCGTTTTTGGAGACGCAGCCAACCGGGAACAACCTCGGCCACGCACTCTACGAACTGGCGCTGCTGGATCAGAACGCTTCGCAAACCGCCAAGGCAGCCGAGAGCCTGCAACGAATTGTCGATGAGGTCCCTGACTACCCCGACATGGACAAAGTTCTTTACGAACTGGGCTGGTCACTCCGCGAGAGCGGGCAAGATGAACAGGCGCTGGCCCAATTCGAACAACTGATTTCAAAGTTCCCTGACAACGCCTTGGTGGCGGACGCAGCTTACTTCGTCGGCCAAGACCACTACCGCAAGGAAGGCTGGTCCGAGGCCGCGAAGGCGTTTCAAATTGCGGCCGACAAGACCGCTGACTTGGATCTGAAAGAGAAGTCGCTCTATCGCTTGGGCTGGTCTCACTACAAGCAGAAAAAGTACGCCGAAGCCGAAGCTGCCTTCAAACGCCAGTACGTCGAAGTGCAGCAGGGCGGGTTGCTGCTGGACGCGATGATGATGATCGGTGAATCTCGTTTCAAACAAGAACAGTACGACACAGCGCTGCGAGCGTATTCCAAAGCTCGTGAAAAAATCGTTGCCGAGAACGACTCCGCCAAGTCAATCCGAGACCGAGCCGAGCGTCAGGTCCGGGAATTGATCTTGCTGCACGGTGGCCAGAGCGCTGCTCAGCTGGGTCAATTTGAGGACGCCATCGATTGGTACAACGAACTCCGCGAACGATTCCCCGCGACGACCTATCTTCCCCAAGTGTTCTATGAGATCGGATTCGCCGCTCAAAACGCGGGGAATGACCAACAGGCATTGAAATTCTATTCCGAGGTCGCGGACAATTTCCGTAGCGAAATTGCGGCTCGCGCTCGGTTCATGATGGGTGAGATTCACTTTGCGAACAAAACGTTCGACCAAGCGATCCCAGAATTCCAACGCGTCATGTTTGGTTTTGGGGCGGACAAAGCCGATCCTGTCATCAAGAATTGGCAAGCCAAGAGCGGGTTCGAGGCGGGACGATGTGCCGAACTGCTGACGCAGTCAGCACAAACCGATGCCGCCAAAGCGAAAGCCACCAAGTTCGCCCAGGATTTTTACCAGTACGTGATCGATCAACATCCCGGGCATGAATTGGCTGCCAAGGCCAAGCAACGGGCGGAGGCACTGAAAGCACCGTGA
- a CDS encoding outer membrane protein assembly factor BamB family protein, with protein sequence MVRFPCLANLSRSFQRLARLPDSALRRGVLSWAAFTIALTAIPTIASADSWPQFRGPSGDGIVTAGNPPVEFGEDNNLTWKTELAGKAWSSPVIADGTIWLTSAVEIIPSEEERLELLKKTENTERQFKQLAIAKSIELKVFAVDFETGERKQTIELATIEQPDAIHSLNSYASPTPVIDGDRLICHFGTFGTFCLDRASGELIWERTLPLKHAVGPGSSPIIHDGKVILIQDGMERQYVIALNAKTGSTEWETNRPPMDAPTGDQKKAYCTPIAITDSNGREQLLCMGSQWMVSYNSKTGDEFWRLYHGKGFSVVPRPIFDGEAVYFATGFGKPQLWAAKVDGSGDVTESHVLWAVKKSIPAKPSPVLVDGLIYLVDDNGVASCIDREDGSNVWSKRLGGKFSASPILAAGRIYFCNHSGEVFVINPGTECDIQTTNQVDGQIMASPAVIGNALILRTDTALYRFDR encoded by the coding sequence ATGGTTCGATTTCCCTGCCTCGCCAACCTGTCCCGGTCATTCCAACGGTTGGCTCGATTGCCTGACTCAGCCCTGCGTCGAGGGGTCCTTTCCTGGGCCGCATTCACGATCGCGCTGACCGCCATACCCACAATCGCCTCAGCGGATTCGTGGCCACAATTCCGCGGCCCAAGCGGGGACGGGATCGTCACCGCAGGCAATCCTCCGGTTGAATTTGGCGAGGACAACAACCTGACCTGGAAAACCGAACTTGCCGGCAAGGCCTGGTCTTCCCCCGTGATCGCGGATGGGACGATTTGGTTGACTTCGGCCGTGGAGATCATTCCATCGGAAGAAGAGCGACTCGAACTGCTGAAGAAAACCGAAAACACGGAACGCCAGTTCAAGCAACTCGCGATCGCCAAATCAATCGAACTGAAGGTCTTCGCAGTTGACTTCGAAACTGGCGAACGGAAGCAAACCATTGAACTGGCCACCATCGAGCAACCCGACGCGATCCATTCGCTGAACAGTTACGCGTCGCCCACCCCGGTGATCGATGGCGACCGGCTGATTTGCCACTTCGGCACGTTTGGCACATTCTGCCTTGACCGGGCGAGCGGCGAATTGATCTGGGAACGGACTCTGCCACTCAAGCATGCGGTCGGTCCAGGCAGCTCCCCCATCATTCATGACGGAAAAGTCATCCTGATCCAGGACGGGATGGAACGCCAATACGTGATCGCCTTGAATGCCAAAACGGGATCCACCGAATGGGAAACCAACCGTCCTCCAATGGACGCTCCCACCGGCGATCAGAAAAAGGCCTACTGCACGCCGATTGCGATCACGGATTCCAATGGTCGTGAGCAACTGCTTTGCATGGGTTCCCAGTGGATGGTTTCGTACAACTCGAAAACCGGCGATGAGTTCTGGCGTCTGTACCACGGCAAGGGGTTCTCGGTCGTTCCGCGACCAATCTTCGATGGCGAAGCGGTTTACTTCGCGACAGGATTTGGCAAGCCACAACTGTGGGCAGCTAAAGTGGATGGATCGGGCGACGTGACCGAATCCCACGTGCTATGGGCGGTCAAGAAAAGCATCCCAGCCAAACCATCGCCTGTGCTGGTCGATGGCCTGATCTACTTGGTCGATGACAACGGAGTCGCCTCCTGCATCGACCGCGAAGACGGATCCAATGTGTGGTCGAAACGTCTGGGCGGAAAATTCTCGGCCTCCCCGATCTTGGCGGCGGGCCGGATTTACTTCTGCAATCACAGCGGCGAGGTTTTTGTGATCAATCCTGGGACAGAGTGTGACATCCAAACGACCAATCAGGTCGACGGCCAAATCATGGCGTCGCCCGCGGTCATCGGCAACGCTCTGATCCTGCGGACCGACACAGCCCTGTACCGGTTCGACCGCTAG
- a CDS encoding DUF1844 domain-containing protein: protein MTNSDPKENEPDESPQIVVDSDWKEQVAKEKEALANQPDADQPDADPTDAAPSSEVADESTEATPMPTGGAQLPPASFEVLVSMLFTQGMSALGQIPMPGQKEGHVDKAMAKHSIDTLEMLVGKTEGNLSEDESKMLGEATHALRMAYVSTRG from the coding sequence ATGACAAACTCTGACCCCAAAGAAAACGAACCAGACGAGTCGCCTCAAATCGTGGTGGACTCGGATTGGAAAGAACAGGTCGCCAAAGAGAAAGAAGCTTTGGCCAATCAACCCGATGCCGATCAACCCGATGCCGACCCGACCGACGCCGCCCCCAGCAGCGAAGTCGCGGATGAATCCACGGAAGCGACCCCGATGCCCACCGGCGGGGCTCAGCTTCCGCCAGCCAGCTTTGAAGTCCTGGTCTCCATGCTGTTCACGCAGGGCATGAGTGCCCTCGGCCAGATTCCAATGCCAGGCCAAAAAGAAGGTCACGTCGACAAGGCGATGGCCAAGCATTCGATCGACACCCTGGAAATGCTGGTCGGGAAGACCGAAGGCAATTTGTCGGAGGACGAATCGAAGATGTTGGGCGAAGCCACGCACGCGTTGAGGATGGCCTACGTCAGCACACGCGGTTAG
- a CDS encoding MotA/TolQ/ExbB proton channel family protein: MGIAVLWSALLITAVPGPLLSQSVSAQEGGEPTGATQGIVDAADIQSVMNDEPTQQPGSDQPSGIDLLSLIARGGRFMIPIGLMSMLVVTLSVERTLSLRTEKILPRSLVNQISDLAATHETFPPSTAQEICIENPSPAARVISSMLMRTGQPLGDIERAAGEALQREADRYASPVRWLTLAAAATPLMGLLGTVWGMIVAFHESSTLTADRSRSEQLSEGIYTALVTTLAGLTVAIPAAILAQYLENRIAKLFHRIEELAFTIAPGLVRFVGRSRMDAEGQLRPLDNGAPPPVTVHSPPPVTTS; the protein is encoded by the coding sequence TTGGGCATCGCTGTCCTTTGGTCCGCTTTGTTGATCACCGCGGTACCAGGTCCACTCCTGTCGCAATCGGTGTCCGCTCAAGAAGGCGGCGAACCGACGGGTGCCACGCAAGGCATCGTCGATGCCGCCGACATTCAGTCCGTCATGAATGACGAACCAACGCAGCAACCCGGTTCCGACCAACCCTCAGGCATCGACCTGCTGTCGCTGATCGCGCGTGGCGGACGGTTCATGATTCCCATCGGACTGATGAGCATGTTGGTGGTGACGCTGTCGGTGGAACGGACGCTGTCATTGCGAACCGAGAAAATCCTCCCCCGATCACTGGTCAACCAAATCAGCGATTTGGCCGCGACGCACGAGACGTTTCCGCCCAGCACCGCCCAAGAGATTTGCATCGAGAATCCGTCTCCAGCCGCGCGTGTGATCTCGTCGATGCTGATGCGCACGGGGCAACCCCTGGGCGACATCGAACGCGCCGCAGGAGAAGCTTTGCAGCGGGAAGCGGATCGCTACGCCAGCCCGGTGCGGTGGCTCACACTGGCCGCTGCCGCGACCCCTTTGATGGGACTGCTGGGGACCGTGTGGGGCATGATTGTGGCCTTTCATGAATCCAGCACATTGACGGCCGACCGCAGCCGCAGCGAACAACTGTCAGAAGGGATTTACACAGCCCTGGTAACCACACTGGCGGGACTGACCGTCGCGATCCCTGCCGCCATCCTGGCTCAGTACCTTGAAAACCGAATCGCCAAGTTGTTTCATCGCATCGAAGAATTGGCGTTCACCATCGCGCCCGGATTGGTGCGTTTTGTAGGCCGCTCGCGGATGGACGCGGAAGGTCAACTCCGCCCACTCGACAACGGGGCACCACCGCCGGTGACCGTCCACTCACCGCCCCCTGTCACCACCTCGTGA
- a CDS encoding ExbD/TolR family protein → MAVQLKRSNVAGTLSLTPLIDVVFLLLIFFLVTSEFEDEERRLDIVLPSATSAVPMTSKPREVVVDIDADGTVYLRGKSTPLKELEQLLQKAVASNPTNQTVVIRADQNASFQPVVNVMDVCNRTGVSDYSVSTKDGPAG, encoded by the coding sequence ATGGCTGTTCAACTCAAACGCTCCAACGTTGCCGGAACACTCAGTCTGACCCCATTGATCGATGTGGTCTTTTTGCTGCTGATTTTCTTCCTGGTGACCAGTGAGTTTGAAGACGAGGAACGCCGGCTCGACATCGTGCTGCCGTCAGCGACCAGCGCCGTTCCGATGACCAGCAAACCTCGCGAAGTCGTGGTCGACATCGATGCCGATGGAACGGTTTACTTGCGAGGCAAATCCACCCCGCTGAAAGAACTCGAACAACTGCTCCAAAAAGCGGTCGCCAGCAACCCGACCAACCAAACGGTGGTGATCCGTGCCGATCAAAACGCCAGCTTTCAACCGGTCGTGAACGTCATGGACGTGTGCAACCGCACCGGGGTGAGTGACTATTCGGTCTCCACCAAAGACGGGCCGGCAGGCTGA
- a CDS encoding DEAD/DEAH box helicase, which produces MDPVLNKFEDLGLSGPLLQGLEQAGYETPTPIQAQSIPEILDGNDVLGAAQTGTGKTAAFALPILQIMWEDDQERREPSNRRGGRPGRRPIRTLVLSPTRELSAQIEANFRIYGKKTRLRSTVIFGGVNQNPQVRELQSGVDTLVATPGRLLDLVSQGFVDLKDVEILVLDEADHMLDMGFLPDVKRILRLLPRDRQNLLFSATMPAPIRKLADEILVDPITIQIAPQKPTVERIEQSICFVAQADKPRLLNHFIETKATGSTLVFTRTKHGADAVARRLVKAGVKAAAIHGNKTQANRVRTLNKFKNDELDVLVATDVAARGIDIDGIQTVINYDTPNTPEAYVHRIGRTGRAGREGETVMFCGGHETKFFIAIEREIKLQIPVASGLPGCQPRPLQDPGSGDKSNSRSGGRSGGGGRSRSSSDHPGGSGGGGSKPGGGRRRGRAAGSVSGRGSTVGRKSTGGEASKSGGGSKNGRGRGGRPSSR; this is translated from the coding sequence TTGGACCCTGTTTTGAACAAATTTGAAGATTTAGGGCTGTCTGGCCCTTTGCTGCAAGGCCTCGAGCAAGCCGGCTACGAAACTCCCACCCCGATTCAAGCTCAGTCGATCCCCGAAATTCTTGACGGCAACGACGTCCTGGGTGCCGCGCAAACTGGCACGGGAAAAACGGCGGCGTTTGCACTGCCCATCCTGCAGATCATGTGGGAAGACGATCAGGAACGGCGAGAGCCGTCCAACCGTCGTGGTGGTCGCCCTGGAAGACGCCCCATCCGCACGCTCGTGCTGTCCCCGACCCGCGAATTGTCGGCCCAGATCGAGGCGAATTTCCGGATCTACGGCAAGAAGACTCGGCTTCGCAGCACGGTCATTTTCGGAGGTGTCAACCAAAATCCACAGGTTCGCGAGTTGCAATCTGGTGTGGACACTTTGGTTGCCACGCCCGGGCGATTGTTGGACTTGGTCAGCCAAGGGTTTGTGGATTTAAAGGACGTCGAGATTCTCGTTCTGGACGAAGCCGATCACATGCTCGACATGGGGTTCCTGCCCGATGTCAAACGGATTTTGAGACTGCTGCCTCGCGATCGACAGAACCTGTTGTTCTCGGCGACGATGCCCGCCCCGATCCGCAAATTGGCTGATGAGATCCTGGTCGATCCGATCACGATCCAGATCGCACCGCAAAAGCCAACTGTCGAGCGAATCGAACAGTCGATTTGCTTTGTCGCTCAAGCTGACAAGCCACGCTTGCTCAATCACTTCATCGAAACGAAGGCCACTGGGTCGACGTTGGTGTTCACTCGCACCAAGCACGGCGCCGATGCGGTGGCGCGTCGATTGGTCAAAGCCGGTGTCAAAGCGGCGGCGATTCACGGCAATAAAACACAAGCCAATCGTGTGCGGACGCTGAACAAGTTCAAGAATGATGAACTGGATGTGTTGGTGGCCACCGATGTGGCCGCTCGCGGCATCGACATCGATGGCATTCAAACGGTGATCAACTACGACACGCCCAACACTCCCGAAGCCTACGTGCACCGCATCGGTCGAACGGGGCGAGCGGGCCGGGAAGGCGAAACCGTCATGTTCTGTGGCGGCCACGAGACCAAGTTCTTCATCGCGATTGAACGCGAAATCAAGCTGCAGATTCCCGTTGCGAGTGGACTGCCCGGTTGTCAGCCTCGGCCGCTTCAGGACCCAGGTTCGGGCGACAAATCGAATTCTCGTTCCGGTGGTCGATCCGGCGGCGGAGGTCGTTCACGATCTTCTTCTGACCATCCAGGTGGTTCGGGCGGCGGTGGATCCAAGCCCGGCGGCGGACGTCGTCGTGGGCGTGCTGCCGGCAGCGTCAGTGGTCGCGGCAGCACCGTCGGACGGAAGTCCACAGGCGGTGAAGCCAGCAAGTCCGGTGGCGGTTCCAAGAACGGTCGCGGACGTGGCGGACGACCTTCGTCTCGCTGA